A DNA window from Aspergillus nidulans FGSC A4 chromosome I contains the following coding sequences:
- a CDS encoding uncharacterized protein (transcript_id=CADANIAT00006955): MPQFNCPPCHGSDPTCLAAAQSMSRLLLVQLRYSNFVVTTAYFYPTPTESCPDSLALPLTPYTKAQDMSSRPFERPLLPVPSAVASPVGNTIRPRIKKASLACTECRKRKSKAMLSCVGLPPPCERCRRQKIECILDEESDRRRRGVLERRLDVLEQDRTLLVRLVDIIRDGSQEEASRVLNYIRSDASLDDIRRFLAQSPSPSEAEHVPRQRFSPLYHVPAWPWTSVTDDSNYISHLISIYFSWNSPVLKWIERDLFIRDMQSGNIDSPFCSPFLVNAILAVACCYCDVPETNSASDVVPPGRLDFFDEAKRLLGQEEGKFSLTSFQGRSASTWIMGKHMLSWQYLVEIADCARQLQARRNAIAVSADEKAQELLLALDTAITGSFSALSSIFPSLHKASIMPKPTLYDLRPRHHTPKDVWWPYGVEDGSPAMPVPIPAHSNCVSTELLKLQLVLWEISNNPFQSIGQLCCTKEEMAEIFHQRLKQWVTELPECLTHASLLDSASTPAVLDMHLSYHSAVINVFEDIKTANDPYSPLNEVQAIRLSSARIICSLLEIFGSRWSVHYMPFIYIRYANIALSILLVDLDNAENRGHFINSYTSLHALSIRLPIAKEVLQLIVEQARQKQTELPKEVLCLS, translated from the exons ATGCCCCAGTTCAACTGCCCGCCGTGTCACGGGTCTGACCCAACTTGCCTGGCTGCCGCCCAGTCTATgagcaggctgctgctagTGCAGCTTAG ATACTCCAATTTCGTTGTCACAACAGCCTACTTTTATCCAACACCTACGGAATCATGCCCAGATAGCCTAGCGCTTCCCCTCACCCCCTACACCAAGGCGCAAGATATGTCGTCTCGGCCCTTTGAGAGGCCACTCCTGCCGGTGCCTTCTGCTGTCGCTTCGCCAGTGGGAAATACCATTCGACCTCGCATCAAGAAGGCTTCGTTGGCTTGCACCGAGTGCCGGAAACGCAAATCAAAGGCAATGCTTTCG TGCGTTGGTCTTCCACCCCCCTGCGAGCGCTGCCGTCGCCAGAAAATAGAGTGTATCCTCGACGAAGAAAGTGATCGTCGCCGCCGTGGCGTCCTTGAGCGTCGGCTGGATGTCTTGGAGCAAGATCGCACGCTCCTAGTGAGGTTGGTGGACATTATTCGCGATGGAAGTCAGGAAGAGGCTAGTAGAGTTCTGAACTATATCCGGAGCGACGCTTCACTAGACGACATTCGGCGATTTCTGGCCCAAAGCCCGTCACCCAGCGAGGCCGAGCATGTTCCACGGCAG AGATTCAGTCCTCTCTACCATGTACCGGCCTGGCCATGGACCTCAGTGACAGACGATAGCAACTATATCTCCCATCTCATCTCTATCTACTTTTCTTGGAACTCCCCCGTGCTAAAGTGGATTGAACGCGACTTGTTTATCAGAGACATGCAGAGCGGGAACATAGACTCCCCCTTTTGTTCTCCCTTCCTTGTCAATGCTATCCTAGCAGTTGCATGT TGCTACTGCGACGTACCTGAAACAAATTCCGCATCCGACGTTGTCCCACCCGGGAGACTGGATTTTTTTGACGAAGCAAAACGGCTGTTGGGCCAGGAGGAAGGCAAATTCTCTCTGACAAGCTTCCAGGGTCGCT CTGCTAGTACATGGATTATGGGCAAGCACATGCTTAGTTGGCAGTACTTGGTCGAAATCGCCGACTGTGCCCGACAGCTCCAGGCTCGAAGGAATGCCATTGCGGTAAGCGCTGACGAGAAAGCCCAGGAGCTACTTTTGGCCCTTGATACTGCAATCACCGGTTCTTTTAGTGCGCTCTC TAGTATTTTCCCTAGTTTGCACAAGGCTTCCATCATGCCGAAACCCACTCTCTATGATTTGCGGCCTCGACACCATACCCCAAAGGACGTGTGGTGGCCATACGGTGTCGAAGATGGGTCACCAGCGATGCCTGTTCCAATACCAGCACACTCAAATTGCGTTAGCACCGAGTTGCTCAAACTACAACTGGTGTTGTGGGAGATATCAAACAACCCTTTCCAGAGTATAGGACAACTTTGCTGCAccaaggaggagatggcggagatttTTCACCAACGCCTGAAACAATGGGTTACCGAACTTCCCGAATGTCTGACGCATGCGAGCTTACTAGACAGCGCATCAACCCCGGCGGTTCTTGATATGCA TTTAAGCTATCACAGTGCCGTGATCAACGTATTTGAAGACATAAAGACCGCCAATGACCCGTATTCCCCTCTAAATGAAGTGCAAGCCATTCGTCTATCGTCTGCTCGTATCATATGCTCTCTCCTGGAGATATTTGGTTCTCGCTGGTCTGTGCATTACATGCCCTTCATCTATATACGCTACGCAAATATTGCGCTGTCCATACTGCTTGTGGACCTAGACAACGCGGAAAATAGAGGGCATTTCATAAACTCCTATACCTCTCTACATGCGCTGTCAATTCGACTTCCCATAGCAAAGGAGGTGTTGCAGCTCATCGTAGAACAGGCTAGACAAAAGCAAACGGAACTCCCCAAAGAGGTTCTATGCCTGTCTTAA
- a CDS encoding universal stress protein (transcript_id=CADANIAT00006956), protein MASISPYTSPDPEDGSILPGHERTASVSELSRSGSMSMTDNPHRRSIQFNIEQVESPPSRPSSTTGQKNLQSEVHGRDQKVHGRGYSPPPPQTYERGVSFDTFDNPDTPDFSLTLNYKHKGYQLSRRSRTFLCGTDLNDYSEFALEWLIDELVDDGDEIVCLRVVEKDSSIASDAAVEAGKYRQEAERLFDQVIQKNSQNEKAISLVLELAVGKVHDIIQRMIKIYEPAVLVVGTRGKSLNGVQALLPGSVSKWCLQTSPIPVIVARPPTKREKKKKKRLADPTRRSYNHILEMSEQRGSHIFSAPSSRNSSVSKLPDEEAAVAAALGLPQAYTTSRSSLSTSERSSVSHDGPLTPVPDSLEAINNTLASDLSIASDDTKSNGNINKSPNEISSPASDTPSPVEGSNNSTPEPTNSEVNIPVIVTDGVTSDTKTKRRSV, encoded by the exons ATGGCCTCCATATCCCCGTATACGTCGCCTGACCCGGAAGATGGCTCTATACTACCAGGGCACGAGCGGACCGCCAGTGTCTCGGAATTATCCCGCTCCGGGAGCATGAGCATGACCGATAATCCTCATAGAAGGTCAATCCAGTTCAACATCGAACAGGTCGAGTCGCCTCCTTCGCGCCCTAGTAGCACAACGGGCCAGAAGAATCTTCAGTCTGAGGTCCATGGAAGGGATCAGAAGGTTCATGGGCGAGGTTACTCCCCTCCACCGCCCCA AACGTACGAGCGTGGGGTTTCCTTCGATACCTTCGATAACCCGGATACCCCGGATTTCTCACTCACTCTCAACTATAAACATAAAGGCTATCAGCTTAGCCGACGAAGCCGCACATTCCTTTGTGGCACCGACCTGAACGATTACTCCGAGTTTGCTCTTGAATGGCTTATTGACGAACTGGTGGATGACGGCGATGAAATTGTCTGTCTGCGGGTAGTCGAAAAAGACTCTAGTATCGCGAGTGATGCAGCGGTCGAGGCTGGGAAGTATCGTCAGGAGGCTGAGAGACTTTTCGACCAGGTCATTCAGAAAAACAGCCAGAATGAAAAAGCCATAAGTCTGGTGTTGGAATTGGCCGTTGGCAAGGTTCATGATATCATACAACGCATG ATAAAAATCTATGAACCCGCCGTCCTAGTTGTCGGCACTAGGGGCAAGAGCCTCAACGGAGTCCAGGCTTTGCTTCCTGGGTCTGTTTCTAAGTGGTGTTTGCAAACATCTCCGATTCCTGTTATAGTGGCGCGTcctccgacgaagagggagaaaaagaagaaaaaacgACTTGCCGATCCCACCAGGCGCAGCTACAATCACATTTTGGAAATGAGCGAACAACGGGGAAGCCATATATTCTCTGCCCCGTCGAGCCGAAATAGCAGCGTTTCGAAGTtgccagatgaagaagctgcagtagcagcagctctcgGTCTCCCTCAGGCTTATACTACTTCACGCTCTTCACTTTCTACGTCTGAGAGAAGCAGCGTCAGCCATGATGGACCACTTACACCGGTGCCTGATTCTCTCGAAGCCATTAACAACACACTCGCGTCAGATCTCTCCATAGCATCTGACGATACGAAAAGCAACGGAAATATCAATAAGTCGCCGAACGAGATATCATCCCCTGCTAGTGATACCCCGTCGCCGGTGGAGGGGTCAAACAATTCCACACCAGAACCCACCAATTCAGAGGTCAACATCCCAGTTATAGTGACGGACGGTGTCACAAGTGACACTAAGACTAAGCGAAGGTCGGTCTAG